A window of the Streptomyces sp. NBC_00454 genome harbors these coding sequences:
- a CDS encoding ABC transporter ATP-binding protein, whose product MAENNRGHIPTVIADDVHIVYRVNTGSSGKGSATAALSKIIRRRKGDSPGVRRVHAVRGVSFTAYQGEAIGIIGSNGSGKSTLLRAIAGLLPCESGKVYTDGQPSLLGVNAALMNDLTGERNVVLGGLAMGMSREQIRERYQSIVDFSGINEKGDFISLPMRTYSSGMAARLRFSIAAAKDHDVLMIDEALATGDRKFQVRSEERIRELRKTAGTVFLVSHNNKSIRDTCDRVLWLERGELLMDGPTEEVVAAYEKATS is encoded by the coding sequence GTGGCTGAGAACAACCGGGGGCACATCCCCACCGTCATCGCCGACGACGTGCACATCGTCTACCGGGTCAACACCGGCAGCTCCGGCAAGGGCAGTGCCACGGCGGCGCTCAGCAAGATAATCCGCCGCCGCAAGGGGGACTCGCCGGGCGTCCGCCGTGTCCACGCCGTGCGCGGGGTCTCCTTCACCGCGTACCAGGGCGAGGCCATCGGGATCATCGGCTCCAACGGCTCGGGCAAGTCGACGCTGCTGCGCGCCATCGCCGGGCTGCTGCCCTGCGAGTCCGGCAAGGTCTACACCGACGGCCAGCCCTCGCTGCTGGGCGTCAACGCCGCGCTGATGAACGACCTCACCGGTGAGCGCAACGTGGTCCTCGGTGGTCTCGCGATGGGCATGAGCCGTGAGCAGATCAGGGAGCGTTACCAGAGCATCGTCGACTTCTCGGGCATCAACGAGAAGGGCGACTTCATTTCCCTGCCGATGCGCACCTACTCCTCCGGTATGGCCGCGCGCCTGCGTTTCTCCATCGCGGCCGCCAAGGACCACGACGTCCTGATGATCGACGAGGCGCTGGCCACCGGTGACCGGAAGTTCCAGGTGCGTTCCGAGGAACGCATCCGCGAACTGCGCAAGACCGCGGGAACCGTTTTCCTTGTGAGTCACAACAACAAGTCCATCCGCGACACCTGTGACCGGGTGCTGTGGCTGGAACGGGGCGAACTCCTGATGGACGGCCCGACCGAGGAAGTCGTCGCGGCGTACGAGAAGGCGACCAGCTGA
- the hpnC gene encoding squalene synthase HpnC, with product MTPEHGISPGGLTLDKARSENFPVAPAFLPRAWRRGLMAVYGYARLVDDIGDGDLAPGGGDAVLLGLDPAAVDDRLAMLDAFEADLKRVFGGTDGPPRHPLMLALQPVVRDHGLTPEPFLGLIEANRQDQRVTRYETYGDLVGYCELSANPVGRLVLGLTGTSTPERIRRSDAVCTALQIAEHLQDVAEDLARDRIYLPGEDMRRFRVAESDLGAPTAGASVRALVAFETERARDLLNEGTPLVGSVHGRLRLLLAGFVGGGRAALRAVTDAGFDVLPGPPKPTKSGLLREVAAVLRTAPRKG from the coding sequence GTGACCCCGGAGCACGGCATCAGCCCCGGGGGTCTCACCCTCGACAAGGCCCGCAGCGAGAACTTCCCCGTCGCCCCCGCGTTCCTGCCCCGCGCCTGGCGCCGGGGCCTGATGGCGGTCTACGGCTACGCCCGCCTGGTCGACGACATCGGCGACGGCGATCTCGCCCCGGGCGGCGGCGACGCCGTGCTGCTCGGCCTCGATCCCGCCGCCGTGGACGACCGGCTCGCCATGCTCGACGCCTTCGAGGCAGACCTGAAGCGGGTCTTCGGCGGCACGGACGGCCCCCCGCGCCACCCCCTGATGCTCGCCCTGCAACCCGTCGTACGCGACCACGGGCTCACCCCCGAACCCTTCCTCGGGCTCATCGAAGCCAACCGGCAGGACCAGCGGGTCACGCGCTACGAGACGTACGGCGACCTGGTCGGCTACTGCGAGCTCTCCGCCAACCCCGTCGGCCGCCTCGTCCTCGGCCTCACCGGCACCAGCACCCCCGAGCGGATCCGCCGCTCCGACGCCGTCTGCACCGCCCTGCAGATCGCCGAACACCTCCAGGACGTGGCCGAGGACCTCGCCCGCGACCGCATCTACCTCCCGGGCGAGGACATGCGGCGCTTCCGCGTGGCCGAATCCGACCTGGGAGCCCCGACCGCCGGAGCATCCGTACGCGCGCTCGTCGCCTTCGAAACCGAACGCGCGCGGGATCTCCTGAATGAGGGCACGCCGCTCGTGGGTAGCGTCCACGGAAGACTCCGGCTGCTGCTCGCCGGCTTCGTGGGAGGAGGGCGCGCCGCCCTGCGAGCCGTCACCGACGCCGGCTTCGACGTACTCCCCGGCCCGCCCAAGCCCACCAAGAGCGGCCTGCTCCGCGAGGTGGCCGCCGTCCTGCGCACAGCGCCGAGAAAGGGGTGA
- the hpnD gene encoding presqualene diphosphate synthase HpnD codes for MSPTVEGPTHASAPGAPSAPVLAAYSYCEAVTGSQARNFAYGIRLLPADKRQAMSALYAFSRRVDDIGDGTLAPEVKLARLEETRALLGRIRAEKIDEDDTDPVAVALAHASRRFPIPLEGLDELIDGVLMDVRGETYETWDDLKVYCRCVAGAIGRLSLGVFGTTPGAPDAARAGEYADTLGLALQLTNILRDVREDAGNGRTYLPAEDLAKFGCSEGFHSERMPAGADFAGLVHHEVRRARALFVEGYRLLPLLDRRSGACVAAMAGIYRRLLDRIEREPEAVLRGRVSLPPHEKAYVAVRGLSGLDARTISRQSNRRRL; via the coding sequence GTGAGCCCGACCGTGGAGGGCCCCACACACGCGTCCGCACCCGGCGCTCCGTCCGCGCCCGTACTGGCGGCCTACAGCTACTGCGAGGCCGTCACCGGCTCGCAAGCGCGCAACTTCGCCTACGGAATCCGGCTGTTGCCCGCCGACAAACGCCAAGCCATGTCGGCGCTCTACGCCTTCTCCCGGCGGGTCGACGACATCGGCGACGGCACGCTCGCCCCCGAGGTCAAACTGGCCCGGCTGGAGGAGACCCGCGCCCTGCTCGGCCGGATCCGCGCCGAGAAGATCGACGAGGACGACACCGACCCGGTCGCCGTCGCCCTCGCACACGCCTCGCGCCGCTTCCCCATCCCGCTGGAAGGGCTCGACGAACTCATCGACGGCGTCCTCATGGACGTGCGCGGCGAGACCTACGAGACCTGGGACGACCTCAAGGTCTACTGCCGCTGCGTGGCCGGAGCCATCGGCCGGCTCTCGCTCGGCGTGTTCGGCACCACCCCCGGCGCACCCGATGCGGCCCGGGCCGGCGAGTACGCCGACACCCTCGGCCTCGCGCTGCAACTCACCAACATCCTGAGGGACGTTCGCGAGGACGCGGGCAACGGGCGCACCTACCTGCCCGCCGAGGACCTCGCCAAGTTCGGCTGCTCGGAGGGCTTCCACAGCGAGCGGATGCCCGCCGGCGCCGACTTCGCCGGACTCGTCCACCACGAAGTCCGGCGCGCCCGCGCCCTGTTCGTCGAGGGCTACCGGCTGCTTCCCCTGCTCGACCGGCGCAGCGGCGCCTGCGTCGCCGCGATGGCCGGGATCTACCGCCGTCTGCTCGACCGCATCGAGCGCGAGCCCGAGGCCGTGCTCCGGGGCCGCGTCTCGCTGCCGCCGCACGAGAAGGCGTACGTGGCCGTCCGCGGGCTCTCCGGGCTCGACGCGCGGACCATCTCGCGCCAGAGCAACCGGAGGCGGCTCTGA
- the hpnE gene encoding hydroxysqualene dehydroxylase HpnE: protein MTANHAVVVGGGLAGVTAALELADAGLRVTLLEGRPRLGGLAFSFKRGDLTVDNGQHVYLRCCTAYRWFLDRIEGADLAPLQDRLDVPVLDVAHPGGPRLGRLRRSALPVPLHLAGSLARYPHLSLAERASVGRAALALRRLDPADPALDGLDFATWLGRYGQSPRTIEALWDLVGIATLNATAEQSSLGLAAMVFKTGLLSENGAADIGWARVPLGDLHDVLARRALDAAGVRTELRTRVTGISRTEDGGWRVDTEGESLDAAAVVLAVPQREAHGLLPAGALADPDKLLDIGTAPILNVHVVYDRKVVKQPFFAALGSPVQWVFDRTESSGLPDGGQYLALSQSVAHEDIDEPVSVLRAKYLPELERLLPAARGAKVRDFFVTRERTATFAPTPGVGRLRPGPRTDTPGLYLAGAWTATGWPATMESAVRSGLSAAQAALAALGRHREHPLQEAA, encoded by the coding sequence ATGACAGCGAACCACGCCGTCGTGGTCGGCGGCGGGCTCGCCGGGGTCACCGCCGCGCTGGAGCTCGCCGACGCGGGCCTGCGCGTGACCCTGCTGGAAGGCCGGCCCCGGCTCGGCGGCCTCGCCTTCTCCTTCAAGCGCGGCGACCTCACCGTCGACAACGGCCAGCACGTCTACCTGCGCTGCTGCACCGCCTACCGGTGGTTCCTCGACCGCATCGAAGGCGCGGACCTGGCCCCCCTCCAGGACCGGCTCGACGTACCCGTGCTCGACGTGGCCCACCCCGGCGGCCCCCGCCTGGGCCGGCTGCGCCGCAGCGCCCTGCCCGTCCCCCTGCACCTGGCCGGCTCCCTCGCCCGCTACCCCCACCTCTCGCTCGCCGAACGGGCGAGCGTCGGACGCGCGGCCCTCGCCCTGCGCCGCCTCGACCCCGCCGACCCGGCACTCGACGGCCTGGACTTCGCGACCTGGCTCGGCCGCTACGGCCAGTCCCCGCGCACCATCGAAGCGCTCTGGGACCTCGTCGGCATCGCCACCCTCAACGCCACCGCCGAACAGTCCTCGCTGGGCCTGGCCGCGATGGTCTTCAAGACCGGGCTGCTCTCCGAGAACGGCGCGGCCGACATCGGCTGGGCCCGCGTACCGCTCGGCGACCTCCACGACGTCCTCGCCCGCCGCGCCCTCGACGCGGCCGGCGTGCGGACCGAGCTGCGCACCCGGGTCACGGGCATCTCCCGTACCGAAGACGGCGGTTGGCGCGTCGACACGGAGGGCGAGTCCCTGGACGCCGCCGCCGTGGTCCTCGCCGTCCCGCAGCGCGAGGCGCACGGGCTGCTCCCGGCCGGAGCCCTCGCCGACCCCGACAAGCTCCTCGACATCGGCACCGCGCCGATCCTCAACGTCCACGTGGTCTACGACCGCAAGGTGGTCAAGCAGCCGTTCTTCGCGGCCCTCGGCTCCCCGGTCCAGTGGGTTTTCGACCGCACCGAGTCCTCCGGACTCCCCGACGGCGGCCAGTACCTGGCCCTGTCCCAGTCGGTCGCCCACGAGGACATCGACGAGCCCGTCTCCGTACTGCGCGCCAAGTACCTGCCCGAGCTGGAACGGCTGCTGCCGGCGGCGCGCGGCGCCAAGGTACGGGACTTCTTCGTGACCCGGGAGCGCACCGCCACCTTCGCCCCCACCCCCGGCGTCGGCCGCCTGCGGCCGGGACCGCGGACCGACACGCCGGGGCTCTACCTCGCCGGTGCGTGGACCGCGACCGGTTGGCCCGCGACCATGGAGAGCGCCGTCCGCAGCGGACTGAGCGCGGCCCAGGCCGCACTCGCCGCGCTGGGCCGCCACCGCGAACACCCCCTGCAGGAGGCGGCATGA
- a CDS encoding polyprenyl synthetase family protein, protein MNPGNPAVENTDASAGPAGGEKADTLALLERGRTLSTPVLRAAVDRLAAPMDTVAAYHFGWIDAYGNPADGDGGKAVRPALALLSAEAAGAAAEVGIPGAVAVELVHNFSLLHDDLMDGDEQRRHRDTVWKVHGPALAILVGDALFALANEVLLELGTVEAGRAAMRLTTASRKLIDGQAQDISYEHRESVSVEECLEMEGNKTGALLACAVSIGAVLGGADDRTADKLEEYGYHLGLAFQAVDDLLGIWGDPESTGKQTWSDLRQRKKSLPVVAALAAGGPACEELAELLAADAKSNDFENFSEEEFAARAALIEAAGGRQWTADEARRQHAVAIKALDDVDMDQKVRDQLVALADFVVVRKR, encoded by the coding sequence GTGAACCCGGGGAATCCGGCCGTCGAGAACACGGACGCCAGTGCGGGCCCGGCCGGCGGGGAGAAGGCGGACACGCTCGCCCTCCTCGAACGCGGCCGTACGCTCTCGACGCCCGTGCTCCGCGCCGCCGTGGACCGGCTCGCCGCGCCCATGGACACCGTCGCCGCCTACCACTTCGGCTGGATCGACGCCTACGGAAACCCGGCGGACGGCGACGGCGGCAAAGCCGTCCGCCCCGCCCTCGCCCTGCTCTCCGCCGAGGCCGCGGGCGCCGCGGCCGAGGTGGGCATCCCGGGAGCCGTCGCGGTCGAGCTCGTCCACAACTTCTCGCTGCTCCACGACGACCTGATGGACGGCGACGAGCAGCGCCGCCACCGCGACACCGTGTGGAAGGTCCACGGACCGGCCCTCGCGATCCTGGTCGGCGACGCCCTGTTCGCCCTGGCCAACGAGGTGCTCCTGGAGCTCGGCACGGTCGAGGCCGGGCGCGCCGCCATGCGCCTGACCACCGCCAGCCGCAAGCTCATCGACGGCCAGGCCCAGGACATCTCCTACGAGCACCGCGAGAGCGTCAGCGTCGAGGAATGCCTGGAGATGGAGGGCAACAAGACCGGCGCCCTGCTCGCCTGCGCGGTCTCCATCGGCGCCGTCCTCGGCGGCGCGGACGACCGTACGGCCGACAAGCTGGAGGAGTACGGCTACCACCTCGGCCTGGCCTTCCAGGCCGTCGACGACCTCCTCGGCATCTGGGGCGACCCGGAGTCCACCGGCAAGCAGACCTGGAGCGACCTGCGCCAGCGCAAGAAGTCCCTGCCCGTCGTCGCCGCCCTCGCGGCCGGCGGACCGGCCTGCGAAGAGCTCGCCGAACTGCTCGCCGCCGACGCCAAGAGCAACGACTTCGAGAACTTCTCGGAGGAGGAGTTCGCCGCCCGCGCCGCGCTCATCGAGGCGGCCGGCGGCCGCCAGTGGACCGCCGACGAGGCGCGCCGCCAGCACGCGGTGGCGATCAAGGCCCTCGACGACGTGGACATGGACCAGAAGGTGCGCGACCAGCTCGTGGCCCTCGCCGACTTCGTCGTCGTGCGCAAGAGGTGA
- the shc gene encoding squalene--hopene cyclase → MTATTDGGGPTAAAPDSAIREGATREGAPPGPLRDAHEATARAVRNLLDRQDEAGWWKGDLETNVTMDAEDLLLRQFLGILDEATTHAAGLFIRAEQQSDGTWATFHGGPPDLSATIEAYVALRLAGDDPGAPHMARASAWIRAHGGIAGARVFTRIWLALFGWWNWDHLPELPPELVFLPPWVPLNIYDFGCWARQTIVPLTVVSALRPVRPAPFALDELHTDARNPNPVKRLAPLASWGGAFQRMDKALHVYRRFAPRRLRKAAMASAGRWIVERQENDGCWGGIQPPAVYSVIALHLLGYDLRHPVMRAGLESLDRFAVWRADGARMIEACQSPVWDTCLAAIALADAGLSPDHPALVKAADWMLGEEIVRSGDWAVRRPGLAPGGWAFEFHNDNYPDIDDTAEVVLALRRVKHPDPARLEAAIARGVSWNLGMQSKNGAWGAFDADNTSPLPNKLPFCDFGEVIDPPSADVTAHVVEMLAVEGKAGDARTRRGIAWLLAEQEPDGGWFGRWGTNYVYGTGSVVPALTAAGFAPSHPAIRRAVGWLESVQNEDGGWGEDQRSYKDPSWAGKGPSTASQTAWALMALLSAGEREGDAVRRGIAYLVGTQRADGTWDEPYFTGTGFPWDFSINYHLYRQVFPLTALGRYLYGEPFGPDGRYADPSVFPAVPASPAAHHAEDPEASPDAHPAASPAGEGA, encoded by the coding sequence ATGACAGCGACGACCGACGGCGGCGGCCCCACCGCAGCCGCACCGGACAGCGCCATCCGCGAGGGGGCCACCCGCGAGGGGGCCCCGCCGGGCCCGCTGCGCGACGCGCACGAGGCCACGGCGAGGGCCGTGCGCAACCTGCTCGACCGGCAGGACGAGGCCGGCTGGTGGAAGGGCGACCTGGAGACCAACGTCACCATGGACGCGGAGGACCTGCTGCTGCGGCAGTTCCTCGGAATCCTCGACGAGGCGACCACGCACGCCGCCGGACTGTTCATCCGCGCAGAACAGCAGAGCGACGGCACCTGGGCCACCTTCCACGGCGGCCCCCCGGACCTCTCCGCCACCATCGAGGCCTACGTGGCCCTGCGCCTCGCCGGGGACGACCCGGGCGCCCCGCACATGGCCCGCGCCTCCGCATGGATCCGGGCCCACGGGGGAATCGCCGGAGCCCGCGTCTTCACCCGCATCTGGCTGGCGCTGTTCGGCTGGTGGAACTGGGACCACCTGCCCGAACTCCCGCCCGAGCTGGTCTTCCTGCCGCCCTGGGTGCCGCTGAACATCTACGACTTCGGCTGCTGGGCCCGGCAGACCATCGTCCCGCTCACCGTGGTCTCCGCGCTGCGCCCGGTTCGCCCGGCCCCCTTCGCGCTGGACGAGCTGCACACCGACGCGCGGAACCCGAACCCGGTCAAGAGGCTCGCCCCGCTGGCGAGTTGGGGCGGAGCCTTCCAGCGGATGGACAAGGCCCTGCACGTCTACCGCCGGTTCGCCCCGCGCCGCCTGCGCAAGGCGGCCATGGCGAGCGCCGGCCGCTGGATCGTGGAGCGCCAGGAGAACGACGGCTGCTGGGGCGGGATCCAGCCGCCCGCCGTGTACTCCGTCATCGCCCTGCACCTGCTCGGCTACGACCTGCGCCACCCGGTGATGCGGGCCGGGCTGGAGTCCCTGGACCGGTTCGCGGTCTGGCGCGCGGACGGGGCCCGGATGATCGAGGCCTGCCAGTCCCCGGTGTGGGACACCTGTCTGGCCGCCATCGCGCTGGCCGACGCCGGACTGAGCCCCGACCACCCGGCCCTGGTCAAGGCCGCCGACTGGATGCTCGGCGAAGAGATCGTGCGCAGCGGCGACTGGGCCGTGCGCCGCCCCGGACTGGCCCCGGGCGGCTGGGCGTTCGAGTTCCACAACGACAACTACCCCGACATCGACGACACGGCCGAGGTGGTCCTCGCGCTGCGCCGCGTCAAACACCCCGACCCGGCACGCCTCGAAGCCGCCATCGCCCGCGGGGTGTCCTGGAATCTCGGCATGCAGTCGAAGAACGGCGCCTGGGGTGCCTTCGACGCAGACAACACCAGCCCCCTGCCCAACAAGCTGCCCTTCTGCGATTTCGGCGAGGTGATCGACCCGCCCTCGGCGGACGTCACCGCCCACGTCGTCGAGATGCTCGCCGTCGAGGGCAAGGCGGGCGATGCCCGCACCCGGCGCGGGATCGCCTGGCTGCTCGCCGAACAGGAGCCGGACGGCGGTTGGTTCGGCCGCTGGGGCACCAACTACGTCTACGGGACCGGCTCGGTGGTCCCGGCCCTGACCGCCGCCGGGTTCGCCCCCTCGCACCCCGCGATCCGGCGGGCCGTGGGCTGGCTGGAATCCGTACAGAACGAGGACGGCGGGTGGGGCGAGGACCAGCGTTCCTACAAGGACCCGTCCTGGGCCGGGAAGGGGCCCTCGACGGCCTCGCAGACGGCCTGGGCGCTGATGGCCCTGCTGTCGGCGGGGGAGCGCGAGGGGGACGCGGTCCGGCGGGGGATCGCGTACCTCGTCGGGACCCAGCGCGCGGACGGCACCTGGGACGAGCCGTACTTCACGGGGACCGGATTCCCCTGGGACTTCTCCATCAACTACCACCTGTACCGGCAGGTGTTCCCGCTGACGGCGCTCGGCCGCTACCTGTACGGGGAGCCGTTCGGCCCGGACGGGCGGTACGCGGATCCGAGCGTGTTCCCGGCCGTGCCCGCCTCCCCGGCCGCGCACCACGCGGAAGACCCCGAAGCCTCCCCGGACGCGCACCCCGCCGCCTCCCCGGCCGGCGAGGGGGCCTGA
- a CDS encoding 1-hydroxy-2-methyl-2-butenyl 4-diphosphate reductase, with protein sequence MRPDREAATGPPPLLVACALRIERTALRSGSAAGAPERYEVLRTGMGPRAAERAVGRALAGPALRGAAVLATGFCAGLLPGMSPGDLIVAEETRDPRGTVACAGTALLAEALARAVPGRTVHLGALTGSDHVVRGQERAELRATGAIGVDMESAATLWTAARGGPAGPGGPGADRPVAAVRVIVDAPEHELVRIGTVRGGISAFRVLRAVLPAFYDWHRSLLLPRR encoded by the coding sequence ATGCGCCCGGACCGCGAAGCCGCCACCGGCCCGCCGCCGCTGCTCGTCGCCTGTGCGCTGCGCATCGAGCGGACGGCCCTGCGCAGCGGCAGCGCGGCGGGTGCGCCCGAGCGCTACGAGGTCCTGCGCACCGGCATGGGCCCCCGCGCGGCCGAACGCGCCGTCGGCCGCGCCCTGGCGGGCCCCGCGCTGCGCGGGGCCGCGGTGCTGGCCACCGGATTCTGCGCCGGGCTGCTGCCCGGCATGAGCCCCGGCGACCTGATCGTCGCCGAGGAGACCCGGGACCCGCGCGGCACGGTCGCCTGCGCCGGTACCGCCCTGCTCGCCGAGGCACTGGCCCGGGCCGTACCCGGCCGGACCGTACACCTCGGTGCACTGACCGGATCCGACCACGTCGTCCGGGGCCAGGAGCGCGCGGAACTGCGCGCCACCGGCGCCATCGGGGTCGACATGGAATCGGCGGCCACCTTGTGGACCGCGGCCCGGGGAGGACCCGCCGGACCCGGCGGCCCCGGCGCGGACCGCCCGGTTGCGGCCGTCCGGGTGATCGTGGACGCTCCGGAGCATGAGCTCGTCCGCATTGGCACTGTTCGCGGAGGAATATCGGCCTTTCGCGTACTGCGTGCCGTACTGCCCGCGTTTTATGACTGGCACCGTTCTTTGCTGCTCCCCAGGAGGTGA
- the hpnH gene encoding adenosyl-hopene transferase HpnH has translation MAMPLRQTIRVGTYLLEQKLRKREKFPLIVELEPLYACNLACEGCGKIQHPAGVLKQRMPVAQAVGAVLESGAPMVSIAGGEPLMHPQIDEIVRQLVAKRKYVFLCTNAMLLRKKIEKFTPSPYFAFAVHIDGLRERHDESVAKEGVFDEAVAAIKEAKKRGFRVTTNSTFFNTDTPQTIIEVLNYLNDDLQVDEMMISPAYAYEKAPDQEHFLGVEQTRELFKKAFAGGNRRRWRLNHSPLFLDFLEGKADFPCTAWAIPNYSLFGWQRPCYLMSDGYVPTYRELIEDTDWSKYGRGKDPRCANCMAHCGYEPTAVLATMGSLKESLRAVRETVGGSRGTSA, from the coding sequence ATGGCCATGCCACTGCGACAGACCATCAGGGTCGGGACGTACCTGCTCGAACAGAAGCTCCGCAAGCGTGAGAAGTTCCCGCTCATCGTCGAGCTGGAACCGCTCTACGCCTGCAATCTGGCCTGCGAGGGATGTGGAAAGATCCAGCACCCGGCCGGGGTGCTCAAGCAGCGCATGCCCGTGGCCCAGGCCGTCGGCGCCGTACTGGAGTCCGGCGCGCCGATGGTGTCCATCGCCGGCGGCGAACCGTTGATGCACCCGCAGATCGACGAGATCGTGCGTCAGCTCGTAGCGAAGCGGAAGTACGTCTTCCTCTGCACCAACGCGATGCTGCTCCGCAAGAAGATCGAGAAGTTCACCCCGTCCCCCTACTTCGCCTTCGCCGTGCACATCGACGGACTGCGCGAACGCCACGACGAGTCCGTGGCCAAGGAAGGGGTCTTCGACGAGGCGGTCGCGGCCATCAAGGAGGCGAAGAAGCGCGGGTTCCGGGTGACAACCAACTCCACCTTCTTCAACACCGACACCCCGCAGACCATCATCGAGGTCCTCAACTACCTCAATGACGACCTCCAGGTCGACGAAATGATGATCTCGCCCGCCTACGCCTACGAGAAGGCCCCCGACCAGGAGCACTTCCTGGGCGTGGAACAGACCCGCGAACTCTTCAAGAAGGCCTTCGCGGGCGGAAACCGGCGGCGCTGGCGGCTCAACCACTCCCCGCTCTTCCTGGACTTCCTGGAAGGCAAGGCCGATTTCCCCTGCACCGCATGGGCCATTCCGAATTACTCCCTCTTCGGCTGGCAGCGGCCCTGCTATCTGATGAGCGACGGCTACGTGCCCACGTACCGGGAACTCATCGAGGACACGGACTGGAGCAAGTACGGCCGCGGAAAGGACCCGCGCTGCGCGAACTGCATGGCGCACTGCGGGTACGAGCCCACGGCGGTCCTCGCCACCATGGGCTCGCTGAAGGAGTCGCTGCGCGCGGTCCGGGAGACGGTGGGCGGAAGCCGGGGCACCTCGGCATGA
- a CDS encoding aspartate aminotransferase family protein — protein sequence MSGGRAGEGGRADRAGGFDLGALLAARGGERYELHARHLNHQLPRMLHTIGFDKVYERAEGAHFWDAEGNDYLDMLAGFGVMGLGRHHPVVRQALHDVLDAQLADLTRFDCQPLPGLLAEKLLSYSPHLDRVFFGNSGTEAVETALKFARYATGRPRILYCDHAFHGLTAGSLSVNGEGGFREGFAPLLPDTGIALGDLAALERELRKGDVAAFVVEPIQGKGVLAAPPGFLLAAQELLHRHKALLIADEVQTGLGRTGEFYAYQHEAGVEPDLVCVAKALSGGYVPVGATLGKDWIFKRVYSSMDRVLVHSASFGSNAQAMAAGLAVLSVMEDEGVVANARAMGDLLRGRLAALVDEYELLHEVRGRGLMIGIEFGRPSSLGLRSRWTMLQAARKGLFAQMVVVPLLQKHRILTQVSGDHLEVIKLIPPLIVDEADVDRFVGAFREVMDEAHGGGALMWDFGRTLVKQAVANR from the coding sequence ATGAGCGGGGGCCGGGCGGGGGAGGGCGGCCGGGCGGACCGGGCCGGGGGCTTCGACCTCGGCGCACTGCTGGCCGCGCGCGGTGGGGAACGGTACGAGCTGCACGCCCGTCACCTCAACCACCAACTGCCCCGGATGCTGCACACCATCGGCTTCGACAAGGTCTACGAGCGGGCCGAGGGAGCCCACTTCTGGGACGCCGAGGGCAACGACTACCTGGACATGCTCGCCGGGTTCGGGGTGATGGGCCTGGGCCGCCACCACCCGGTGGTCAGACAGGCCCTGCACGACGTCCTGGACGCCCAGCTCGCCGACCTCACCCGCTTCGACTGCCAGCCGCTCCCCGGGCTGTTGGCGGAGAAGCTGCTCTCGTACAGCCCGCACCTGGACCGGGTGTTCTTCGGCAACAGCGGCACCGAGGCGGTGGAGACCGCCCTGAAGTTCGCCCGGTACGCCACCGGGCGGCCCAGGATCCTCTACTGCGACCACGCCTTCCACGGGCTCACGGCCGGCTCGCTCTCGGTGAACGGTGAGGGCGGCTTCCGGGAGGGATTCGCCCCCCTGCTGCCCGACACCGGGATCGCGCTGGGCGACCTGGCCGCACTGGAGCGGGAACTGCGGAAGGGGGACGTGGCGGCCTTCGTGGTCGAGCCGATCCAGGGCAAGGGGGTGCTCGCCGCCCCGCCCGGATTCCTGCTCGCCGCGCAGGAGCTGCTGCACCGGCACAAGGCCCTGCTGATCGCGGACGAGGTGCAGACGGGCCTCGGACGCACCGGGGAGTTCTACGCCTACCAGCACGAGGCCGGAGTGGAACCGGACCTGGTGTGCGTGGCCAAGGCCCTCAGCGGAGGCTACGTACCGGTCGGCGCCACCCTGGGCAAGGACTGGATCTTCAAACGCGTCTACTCCTCCATGGACCGCGTGCTCGTGCACTCCGCGAGCTTCGGCTCCAACGCGCAGGCGATGGCGGCCGGGCTCGCGGTGCTCTCGGTCATGGAGGACGAGGGGGTGGTGGCCAACGCACGCGCCATGGGCGACCTGCTGCGCGGCCGGCTCGCCGCGCTCGTGGACGAGTACGAACTGCTCCACGAGGTACGGGGGCGCGGGCTGATGATCGGCATCGAGTTCGGCCGGCCGTCCTCGCTGGGGCTGCGGAGCCGGTGGACCATGCTGCAGGCGGCCCGCAAGGGGCTGTTCGCGCAGATGGTCGTGGTGCCGCTGCTGCAGAAGCACCGGATCCTCACGCAGGTGTCCGGGGACCACCTGGAAGTGATCAAGCTCATTCCGCCGCTGATCGTGGACGAGGCGGACGTCGACCGGTTCGTCGGGGCCTTCCGCGAGGTCATGGACGAGGCGCACGGCGGGGGCGCGCTGATGTGGGACTTCGGCCGGACGCTGGTGAAGCAGGCCGTCGCCAACCGGTGA